A single window of Solanum dulcamara chromosome 5, daSolDulc1.2, whole genome shotgun sequence DNA harbors:
- the LOC129889843 gene encoding uncharacterized protein LOC129889843 isoform X2: MNGLVKDDNQRRVGKKQNGSSWKCAYGYSQHRRCKSASDKITALSKGGDRRSVKKELNEPPVLPPSTRSCKASPLHEFSKTISKEEVPEHRASLEKDIELLQMRLQQEKSMRMVLERAMGRASSTLSPGHRHFAAQTKELIAEIELLEEEVANREQQVLSLYRSVFEECVSRPSSEQSSVMTSPAHNKVESRKHPSIISSAFCSSKKFPLRTFQALASINDLGNRNLLQSKSRHTSFYNSKANPHIQKSCSEHAKEQGQVTLMEKSPLARTLKDHLYQCPSKLSEEIVRCMAAVYCWLRITESTSTEQKRSHFSSKSSTNVIIPQHDIKEERDWFCKSTIEISWIATDKNNVSRASYAISNYRVLVEQLERVNLNQMETNNKMAFWINLYNSLVMHAYLAYGIPQNSLRRLALFHKASYNVGGQVISANAIEQSIFGLRTPRIGRWLETILSTALWKRSGEERQLVSSKFALQEFQPLVCFALCSGAVSDPMALH; this comes from the exons ATGAATGGTTTAGTAAAAGATGATAATCAAAGAAGAGTTGGGAAGAAACAAAATGGAAGTTCTTGGAAATGTGCATATGGTTATTCTCAGCACAGGCGATGTAAAAG TGCTTCCGACAAAATCACTGCTCTATCAAAAGGCGGAGACAGGCGATCCGTAAAAAAAGAATTGAATGAACCACCT GTATTGCCACCTTCAACAAGGAGTTGTAAAGCAAGTCCATTACATGAATTCTCCAAAACTATCAGCAAAGAGGAAGTTCCAGAACACAGAGCCTCCTTGGAAAAAGAT ATCGAACTGTTACAAATGCGTTTGCAACAAGAAAAATCAATGCGTATGGTGCTTGAGAGGGCAATGGGACGAGCTTCTAGCACGTTGTCTCCTGGACATAGGCATTTTGCTGCTCAG ACAAAAGAGTTGATAGCTGAGATTGAATTACTTGAAGAAGAGGTTGCAAACCGCGAGCAGCAGGTCCTTTCTCTGTACAGGAGCGTTTTTGAAGAATGCGTTAGCCGGCCTTCTTCTGAGCAAAGTTCGGTCATGACTTCTCCAGCACATAATAAAGTTGAGTCAAGAAAACACCCAAGTATAATATCAAGTGCCTTTTGCTCGTCCAAAAAGTTCCCTTTGCGGACATTCCAAGCTCTTGCTtccataaatgacttgggaaatAGAAACTTGCTGCAGTCGAAATCAAGACATACTTCATTTTATAATAGTAAAGCTAATCCACACATTCAGAAAAGTTGTTCAGAGCATGCTAAG GAGCAAGGGCAGGTAACATTAATGGAAAAATCTCCTCTGGCACGAACTCTTAAAGATCATCTCTACCAATGTCCCAGTAAGTTGTCTGAGGAAATTGTAAGGTGCATGGCTGCAGTATACTGTTGGCTCCGTATTACAGAATCGACAAGTACTGAACAAAAGCGGTCACATTTTTCATCAAAGTCATCTACTAATGTCATAATTCCACAGCATGATATTAAAGAGGAGAGAGATTGGTTTTGCAAATCAACAATTGAAATATCTTGGATAGCGACAGACAAGAATAACGTCTCTCGTGCATCTTATGCAATCAGTAACTACAG AGTTTTGGTGGAGCAATTGGAAAGAGTGAATCTCAATCAGATGGAAACCAATAACAAAATGGCATTTTGGATCAACTTGTACAATTCCTTAGTTATGCAT GCATACCTGGCATATGGAATACCACAGAACTCTCTTAGAAGGTTGGCGTTGTTTCACAAG GCTTCTTACAATGTTGGAGGCCAGGTCATAAGTGCAAATGCCATTGAACAGTCAATTTTTGGCTTGCGTACGCCTCGGATAGGACGG TGGTTGGAGACCATTCTGTCAACTGCATTATGGAAAAGATCAGGAGAAGAAAGGCAACTCGTCAGTTCAAAATTTGCCCTTCAAGAGTTCCAGCCCCTTGTTTGCTTTGCTCTATGCAGTGGCG